The following proteins come from a genomic window of Paenibacillus spongiae:
- the addB gene encoding helicase-exonuclease AddAB subunit AddB: MALRFVLGRSGAGKTHYCIRQIIDRVASLPDGPPLIMLVPEQATFQTEYALLSSPELTGTIRAQALSFRRLSFRIMQETGGTALVPINDNGKNMLLYKIVNRLGDDLELFQGGESQRGFIERLGELMTEWKRYGIDAGLVKQFTEDIRPDAGSPLLGRKLRDLQRIGAELERELEGLYVDAEDYLSWLVKGLGDTPALKQAQLWIDGFNGFTPKEFEALEALIRHAADVTVTLCLDKLYEPGEQPHELDLFRPTAETYIKLRELAERNGVGIEEPVLLMDEIPHRFRNSPMLAHTERYYGGRKPLRLTPGELENGAVSLHRASGRRAEVEAVARDIVRRVRDEGLRYRDLAVMVRNGPDYSDYITSVFADYEIPYFLDQKNAALHHPLAEFIRSALEIAVHGWRYEAVFRCIKTELLMPEDGYVTRETFDLLENYALAAGIDGNRWLSESQWKPLMRDTLEGDPVQAGEREQRMFRAIMTAREAVVPTLRKFGRELKKASNVRQMCEALYTLLINIDAPDRLERWSRQAAAESRTLRAREHRQLWDGVMDLLDQLTEMTGGETMPAELFAGMVETGLESLKLASVPPSLDQVLIGSIDRTRSGKVRVCYLLGANDGIMPQRIQEDGILTEHEREKLENGGLRMAPGVRRRLLDERFLIYNALTTPSRHLWISWPMSDEEGKSLHPSEVIRHMKQLFPGIPERMIMGEPSPGMPGEEQRSFIAHPERTLSYLITQLRVWRQGGAIAPVWWEAFNWYAVRPQWQDKLQRLVQSLDYTNQETYLSAQTAELLYGNLLRGSVSRMERFVSCPFQHFAIHGLRLRERELFKLAAPDIGQLFHAALTRLTEELGDRWGELSPEEIREATAVVVGELAMRLQSQILFSSSRHQYVARKLRDIIGQAAVILGEHARRAQFQPVGLEIGFGPEGPLPPVRIPLSKGRMLEMVGRIDRVDAAQTDDGLLLRVIDYKSGAKQLRLEEIAYGLALQMLTYLDVLLTGAPEWLGQPAKPAGVLYFHVHNPMLSASNSLSRDKAQGELLKRFKLKGLVLADEETVRLMDGSLETGYSELLPLALKRDGGFYSTSSVASEEQWDTLRRSVRSTLKRLGERIADGDVSIAPYRLGGRTPCQFCAYKPVCQFDPLIEGNGYTKLSKPRKDEVWELLAAGSEEDRLEHFGEVPEPSAGELAARKETER, translated from the coding sequence ATGGCGCTCCGTTTTGTCCTTGGCCGGTCAGGCGCGGGGAAAACTCATTATTGCATACGTCAGATTATCGATAGAGTGGCCTCGCTGCCGGACGGCCCTCCGCTCATTATGCTCGTGCCGGAGCAAGCGACATTCCAGACCGAGTACGCGCTCCTCAGCAGCCCGGAATTGACGGGTACGATTCGGGCGCAAGCGCTCAGCTTCAGGCGCCTCTCCTTCCGGATCATGCAGGAGACCGGGGGCACGGCGCTCGTCCCGATCAACGACAACGGGAAGAATATGCTGCTGTACAAAATTGTGAACCGGCTCGGCGACGATTTGGAGTTGTTTCAAGGCGGCGAGTCGCAGCGCGGATTTATCGAGCGGCTGGGAGAGCTGATGACCGAGTGGAAACGGTATGGCATCGATGCCGGGCTCGTCAAGCAATTTACAGAGGACATTCGCCCGGATGCCGGCAGTCCTCTGCTGGGACGCAAACTGCGCGACCTGCAGCGGATCGGGGCGGAGCTCGAGCGCGAACTCGAAGGGCTGTATGTCGATGCGGAGGATTACTTGAGCTGGCTCGTGAAGGGGCTCGGCGATACACCTGCGTTGAAGCAGGCGCAGCTATGGATTGACGGCTTCAACGGGTTCACGCCCAAGGAATTCGAGGCGCTGGAAGCGTTGATAAGGCATGCTGCGGACGTAACGGTCACGCTGTGCCTGGACAAGCTCTATGAGCCGGGGGAACAGCCGCATGAGCTCGATTTATTCCGGCCGACCGCGGAGACGTATATCAAGCTGAGAGAGCTGGCGGAACGCAACGGGGTCGGTATTGAAGAGCCGGTTCTGCTGATGGATGAAATCCCTCACCGCTTCCGGAACAGCCCGATGCTTGCCCACACGGAGCGGTATTATGGCGGGCGCAAGCCGCTTCGCCTGACGCCCGGCGAGCTTGAGAACGGCGCCGTTTCCCTGCATCGAGCCTCGGGACGGCGCGCGGAGGTAGAGGCGGTAGCCCGGGATATCGTGCGCCGCGTGAGGGACGAAGGCCTCCGCTACCGCGATCTTGCCGTTATGGTACGGAACGGGCCGGATTATAGCGATTACATAACGTCGGTGTTCGCCGACTACGAAATCCCTTATTTCTTGGACCAGAAGAATGCGGCGCTTCATCATCCGCTTGCGGAGTTTATTCGTTCGGCGCTGGAGATCGCCGTTCACGGCTGGCGGTATGAAGCGGTATTCCGCTGCATTAAGACGGAGCTGCTTATGCCCGAGGACGGATATGTGACGCGCGAGACGTTCGATCTGCTGGAAAATTACGCGCTTGCCGCCGGTATCGACGGAAACCGCTGGTTGTCGGAAAGCCAGTGGAAGCCGCTTATGCGCGATACGCTGGAGGGCGATCCGGTACAAGCGGGCGAGCGTGAGCAGCGCATGTTCCGGGCGATAATGACGGCCCGTGAGGCGGTAGTCCCGACCTTGAGGAAATTCGGCCGGGAGCTCAAGAAGGCGTCGAATGTGCGCCAGATGTGCGAAGCGCTGTATACGCTTCTTATCAATATCGATGCGCCGGACCGATTGGAGCGGTGGAGCCGGCAGGCGGCTGCGGAGAGCAGGACGCTGCGTGCACGCGAGCACAGGCAGCTATGGGACGGCGTGATGGACCTGCTCGACCAGTTGACCGAGATGACCGGCGGCGAGACGATGCCGGCAGAGCTGTTCGCCGGCATGGTGGAGACCGGATTGGAAAGCTTAAAGCTGGCTTCCGTCCCTCCCTCGCTGGATCAGGTGCTCATCGGGAGCATCGACAGGACCCGGTCCGGCAAGGTGCGCGTTTGTTACTTGCTCGGCGCGAATGACGGAATTATGCCGCAGCGAATCCAAGAGGACGGCATACTGACCGAGCATGAGCGCGAGAAGCTGGAGAACGGCGGTCTTCGAATGGCGCCCGGCGTGCGCAGGCGTCTGCTTGACGAGCGATTTCTCATCTATAATGCGCTGACGACGCCAAGCCGCCATCTATGGATCAGCTGGCCGATGTCTGACGAAGAGGGGAAGAGTCTGCATCCATCCGAGGTTATACGGCATATGAAGCAGTTGTTCCCCGGTATTCCGGAGCGGATGATCATGGGCGAACCGTCGCCGGGCATGCCGGGCGAGGAGCAGCGTTCCTTCATCGCGCATCCGGAGCGGACGCTCTCTTATTTGATCACGCAGCTCAGAGTGTGGCGGCAAGGGGGCGCTATCGCGCCGGTATGGTGGGAGGCCTTCAACTGGTATGCCGTCAGGCCCCAGTGGCAGGACAAGCTGCAGCGCCTTGTGCAATCGCTTGACTATACGAACCAAGAGACGTATCTATCGGCGCAGACGGCCGAGCTGCTCTATGGGAACCTGCTGCGTGGAAGCGTATCGCGGATGGAGCGGTTCGTGTCGTGTCCGTTCCAGCACTTTGCCATCCATGGCTTGAGGCTTCGTGAACGGGAACTCTTCAAGCTGGCCGCCCCCGATATCGGCCAACTCTTCCACGCGGCACTCACCCGCTTGACGGAGGAATTGGGCGACAGATGGGGCGAGCTCTCTCCGGAAGAAATCCGTGAAGCGACAGCCGTCGTAGTGGGCGAGCTGGCGATGCGGCTGCAATCGCAAATTCTGTTCAGCAGCAGCCGTCATCAGTATGTCGCCCGCAAGCTCCGGGACATCATCGGCCAGGCAGCCGTCATACTTGGCGAGCATGCGAGAAGGGCGCAATTCCAACCGGTCGGGCTGGAGATCGGCTTCGGTCCGGAAGGGCCTCTGCCTCCGGTCAGGATCCCGCTGTCCAAGGGAAGGATGCTGGAGATGGTCGGTCGGATCGACCGGGTAGACGCCGCGCAGACGGATGACGGCCTGCTGCTGCGCGTCATCGATTATAAGTCCGGCGCGAAGCAGCTGCGGCTGGAGGAGATCGCCTATGGTCTTGCGCTCCAGATGCTGACCTACCTGGACGTGCTGCTGACTGGCGCACCCGAATGGCTCGGACAGCCGGCGAAGCCCGCAGGCGTGCTCTATTTCCATGTACATAATCCGATGCTGTCGGCTTCCAATTCTTTATCGCGGGACAAGGCTCAGGGCGAGCTGCTGAAGCGCTTCAAGCTCAAAGGGCTCGTGCTCGCCGACGAAGAAACGGTCAGGCTGATGGACGGTTCGCTCGAAACGGGCTATTCGGAGCTGCTGCCGCTTGCGCTCAAACGGGACGGCGGCTTCTACAGCACCTCATCGGTAGCTTCGGAGGAGCAATGGGATACGCTGAGACGCTCGGTGCGCTCGACTTTGAAACGGCTGGGCGAACGGATTGCCGACGGCGATGTATCGATTGCCCCGTATCGGCTTGGAGGAAGAACGCCCTGCCAGTTCTGCGCATACAAGCCCGTATGCCAGTTCGATCCGCTGATCGAAGGCAACGGATATACGAAGCTGAGCAAACCGCGCAAGGACGAAGTTTGGGAGCTCCTGGCCGCTGGGAGCGAAGAGGATAGGTTGGAGCACTTCGGCGAGGTGCCGGAGCCTTCAGCGGGAGAACTTGCGGCAAGGAAGGAGACGGAACGATGA